The Staphylococcus sp. KG4-3 genome has a window encoding:
- a CDS encoding YibE/F family protein, whose product MSAITILGLILLVLMLIFGGKKGLISYMTLFLNFVILLIAIVIIIFGAPIYLVTLIFCIIIAACNLFMLNSYNTKTKAAFYATILTTVILILAIYFSVSIGDLQGFTTEEQDETYIFSMNIGIDMVKFMVFTIVLAVIAAVIDLAITISSPMCELNETNPELTQKELFHSGMRVGREILATSANTIYLAYFGGQLTLFFWFFKLNYSFGHIINSKIFAQEFISILLGGIAVAISIPITAWLTSILIKKQKSSEAQNNQSI is encoded by the coding sequence ATGAGTGCTATAACAATTTTAGGTCTAATATTGCTAGTATTAATGCTTATATTCGGGGGTAAAAAAGGACTCATCTCTTATATGACACTGTTCTTGAACTTTGTCATCCTATTAATCGCAATTGTCATCATTATATTTGGTGCACCGATTTACCTAGTCACGCTTATATTTTGTATTATTATCGCAGCATGTAACTTATTTATGTTGAATAGTTATAACACTAAAACTAAAGCTGCATTTTATGCGACAATTTTAACTACAGTAATATTAATCTTGGCAATTTATTTTTCTGTTTCAATCGGTGATTTACAAGGCTTTACGACAGAAGAACAAGACGAGACTTATATTTTTTCAATGAATATCGGTATCGACATGGTCAAATTCATGGTCTTTACAATTGTGTTGGCCGTCATTGCAGCCGTGATTGATTTAGCGATTACGATAAGTTCTCCAATGTGCGAATTAAATGAAACAAATCCCGAATTAACGCAGAAAGAACTATTCCATTCTGGCATGCGCGTTGGCAGAGAAATATTAGCAACTTCAGCAAACACCATTTACTTAGCTTATTTTGGTGGTCAACTGACATTATTTTTCTGGTTCTTCAAACTTAATTATTCATTTGGCCACATAATTAATTCGAAAATTTTTGCTCAAGAATTTATTTCAATTCTTTTAGGTGGAATTGCTGTAGCCATTAGCATTCCAATTACGGCATGGTTAACCTCCATCTTAATTAAAAAGCAAAAGTCATCCGAAGCACAAAATAACCAATCAATTTAA
- the gltB gene encoding glutamate synthase large subunit, translating into MLEYGEKVGLYDGREEHDACGIGFYANMDNQRNHEIVEKSLEMLRRLDHRGGIGADGITGDGAGIMTEVPYEYFATKVDFDLPAEGKYAVGMFFTNEKIAGSQHEAQFNAHFEAEGLSVIGYRDVPVDTNAIASHVVETMPHIQQVFVALNDVSHIERTLFLARKQIENYANQQRLNLYFTSLSHRTIVYKGWLRSDQIKALYQDLNHETYVSKLGLVHSRFSTNTFPSWKRAHPNRLLMHNGEINTIKGNVNWMRARQNDLIATIFGDDKDKIKEIVDEDGSDSAIVDNALEFLSLAMEPERAAMLMIPEPWLYNKANDANVRSFYEFYSYLMEPWDGPTMISFCNGDKIGALTDRNGLRPGRYTITKDNYIVFSSEVGVVDVPEDNVAFKGQLNPGKLLLVDFKQNKVIENNELKARIADEHPYESWLNQFKVDLGLDKVAYQNSEWSDESLTRLQKQFAYTKEEMDKYLTEIVENKKDPIGAMGYDVPIAALNEKDETLFNYFKQLFAQVTNPPIDAYREKIVTSELSYLGSEGNLLNPNEDVLNRIQLARPVLTEAQLEVIEQSRFNVTHLSTIYQNDLEVALEKLGDKAIHAVKKGEEIIVLDDRELVNANEGYAMPMLLAVSHIHQLLIREGLRMRTSIVALSGETREVHHVACLLGYGANAIVPYLAQRTIEQLVRNQRLEGGISENVQTYTDTLSEGVIKVMAKMGISTVQSYQGAQIFEAVGLSSEVVEKYFTGTQTKLSGISIDMIDKENKARQTPTSKYIESGSTFQWRKQGQHHAFNPTSIHLLQHACRLNDYEKFKSFSYEVNHKRTDHVRHLMEFKKQKAIDISEVEPASTIVQRFNTGAMSYGSISEEAHQTLAEAMNRMGGKSNSGEGGENPERYIVDEEGRNRSSAIKQVASGRFGVTSDYLQHAKEIQIKVAQGAKPGEGGQLPGTKVYPWIAEVRGSTPGIGLISPPPHHDIYSIEDLAQLIHDLKNANKDANITVKLVSKTGVGTIAAGVAKAYADKIVISGYDGGTGASPKTSIQHAGVPWEIGLAETHQTLMMNGLRSRVKVETDGKLLTGKDVAYACALGAEEFGFATAPLVVLGCIMMRVCHKDTCPVGIATQNQDLRALFNGRADHVVNFMHFVAEELREILAELGLKSVDELVGRTDLLTRKNNLANSRPKAASMNVEALLYQHEGERFKKVEQNHHLDEGFDLTEFYPDAKAAIESGQSFSGQYQLKNEQRDVGVITGSAITRAHGKDGLPEDSIYAETVGHAGQSLGAYTPSGLTIHHTGDANDYVGKGLSGGKVIVKAPNQQREEEIIVGNVCFYGASHGKAFISGKAGERFCIRNSGVQVVVEGIGDHGLEYMTGGRVVVLGDVGKNFGQGMSGGVSYIFPSDIEQFKSENKLDSLDFDFITVEEEYDVLKSMLEEHVKYTNSTKAKNILANFEYVADKVVKVIPKDYKLMMQKIDLQKQNSTELDQALLNAFNDKRTYIESEQQLTAVY; encoded by the coding sequence ATGCTTGAATATGGTGAAAAAGTAGGCTTATATGATGGCCGCGAAGAACATGATGCATGTGGTATAGGATTTTATGCCAATATGGATAATCAGAGAAATCACGAGATTGTTGAAAAATCATTAGAGATGTTACGTAGGTTAGATCATCGTGGGGGAATTGGTGCTGATGGTATTACTGGTGATGGCGCCGGTATTATGACAGAAGTGCCTTATGAATACTTTGCAACAAAAGTTGACTTTGATTTGCCGGCTGAAGGTAAATATGCGGTTGGCATGTTTTTTACTAATGAGAAGATAGCTGGTTCTCAACATGAAGCGCAATTTAATGCTCACTTTGAAGCAGAAGGCTTAAGTGTCATTGGTTATAGAGATGTTCCTGTAGATACGAATGCAATCGCATCGCATGTAGTTGAAACTATGCCACATATACAACAAGTGTTTGTTGCGTTAAACGATGTATCACACATAGAAAGAACATTATTTTTAGCGCGTAAACAAATTGAAAATTACGCTAATCAACAGCGTTTGAATTTATATTTTACAAGCTTATCTCATAGAACCATTGTGTACAAAGGTTGGTTACGCTCAGATCAAATAAAAGCGTTATACCAAGATTTGAATCATGAGACTTACGTTTCGAAGTTAGGTCTTGTGCATTCACGTTTTAGTACAAATACGTTTCCGAGTTGGAAACGTGCGCATCCTAACAGATTGCTCATGCATAACGGTGAGATTAATACTATAAAAGGTAATGTGAACTGGATGAGAGCAAGACAAAATGATTTAATAGCAACAATATTTGGTGACGATAAAGATAAGATTAAGGAAATTGTAGATGAAGATGGTAGTGACTCTGCCATTGTAGATAATGCATTAGAATTTTTATCGTTAGCTATGGAACCTGAAAGAGCAGCGATGCTGATGATTCCAGAACCTTGGTTATACAATAAAGCTAATGATGCTAATGTACGCTCTTTTTATGAGTTTTATAGTTATCTGATGGAACCGTGGGATGGTCCTACAATGATTTCTTTTTGTAACGGAGATAAGATTGGTGCGTTAACGGATAGAAATGGTTTAAGACCGGGACGCTATACGATTACGAAAGATAATTATATCGTCTTTTCTTCGGAGGTTGGCGTGGTAGATGTACCAGAAGATAATGTAGCGTTTAAAGGTCAATTAAACCCAGGGAAGTTGTTGCTGGTTGATTTTAAACAAAATAAAGTAATAGAAAATAACGAATTGAAAGCGCGTATCGCAGATGAACATCCATATGAAAGTTGGTTGAACCAATTTAAGGTAGATTTAGGATTGGATAAAGTAGCGTATCAAAATTCTGAATGGAGCGATGAGAGTTTAACACGTTTACAAAAACAGTTCGCTTATACAAAAGAAGAAATGGATAAATACCTGACTGAAATTGTTGAAAATAAGAAAGACCCAATAGGCGCAATGGGGTATGATGTGCCGATTGCGGCTTTAAATGAAAAAGATGAAACATTATTTAATTATTTCAAGCAATTATTTGCGCAAGTTACGAATCCACCTATCGATGCTTACCGTGAAAAAATAGTTACGAGTGAACTATCTTATCTAGGTAGCGAAGGGAATTTATTGAATCCGAATGAAGATGTATTGAACCGTATTCAATTAGCACGACCAGTTTTAACAGAAGCGCAACTAGAAGTCATTGAACAGAGTAGATTTAATGTTACACATTTATCTACGATTTATCAAAATGATTTAGAGGTAGCTTTAGAGAAATTAGGAGATAAAGCGATTCATGCTGTTAAAAAAGGCGAAGAAATCATAGTATTAGATGATCGTGAATTAGTGAATGCTAATGAAGGATATGCGATGCCGATGCTATTAGCAGTAAGTCATATTCATCAGTTGTTGATTAGAGAAGGGTTACGTATGCGCACGAGTATAGTAGCCTTGTCAGGAGAAACAAGAGAAGTACATCATGTTGCTTGCTTGCTAGGATATGGAGCAAATGCGATTGTACCTTATTTAGCACAACGTACGATTGAGCAGTTAGTGAGAAATCAACGTTTAGAAGGGGGTATTTCTGAAAATGTTCAAACCTATACAGATACATTATCTGAAGGTGTGATAAAAGTTATGGCTAAAATGGGTATTTCTACTGTTCAAAGTTATCAAGGGGCACAAATTTTTGAAGCAGTAGGCTTATCATCTGAAGTTGTTGAAAAATATTTCACAGGTACACAAACTAAACTTTCAGGTATATCCATAGATATGATAGATAAGGAAAATAAAGCAAGACAAACACCTACCAGTAAATATATTGAATCAGGAAGTACATTTCAATGGCGTAAACAAGGTCAACACCATGCCTTTAATCCGACATCTATTCATTTGTTGCAACATGCATGTAGATTAAATGATTATGAAAAATTCAAATCATTTTCATATGAAGTTAATCATAAACGCACTGATCACGTTCGTCACTTGATGGAATTTAAAAAGCAAAAAGCTATTGATATCAGTGAAGTTGAGCCTGCAAGTACCATTGTTCAACGTTTTAATACAGGGGCAATGAGTTATGGTTCAATTTCTGAAGAAGCACATCAAACATTAGCTGAAGCGATGAACCGAATGGGTGGTAAAAGTAATAGCGGTGAAGGTGGGGAAAATCCGGAACGCTATATTGTAGATGAAGAAGGCCGTAATCGTTCTAGTGCAATTAAGCAAGTTGCATCCGGTCGTTTTGGTGTGACGAGTGATTATTTACAACATGCCAAAGAAATACAAATCAAAGTTGCGCAAGGCGCTAAACCAGGGGAAGGTGGACAATTACCAGGTACTAAAGTATATCCGTGGATAGCTGAAGTAAGGGGTTCAACACCAGGTATAGGTTTAATATCACCACCGCCACATCACGATATTTATTCAATAGAAGATTTAGCACAATTAATACATGATTTAAAAAATGCAAATAAAGACGCAAATATTACGGTGAAACTTGTGTCCAAAACAGGTGTAGGTACAATTGCAGCTGGTGTTGCTAAAGCATACGCAGATAAGATTGTTATTAGTGGATATGACGGAGGTACAGGCGCTTCTCCTAAAACGAGTATTCAACATGCAGGTGTGCCATGGGAAATTGGTCTAGCGGAAACGCATCAAACTCTAATGATGAACGGTTTAAGATCAAGAGTGAAAGTAGAAACCGATGGCAAGTTACTTACAGGTAAAGATGTTGCTTATGCATGTGCGCTAGGTGCTGAAGAATTTGGTTTTGCTACTGCACCATTAGTAGTACTCGGATGTATTATGATGCGTGTCTGTCATAAGGATACTTGTCCTGTAGGTATTGCTACACAGAATCAAGATTTGAGAGCCTTGTTTAACGGTAGAGCGGATCATGTAGTTAATTTTATGCACTTTGTTGCTGAAGAATTGCGTGAGATACTAGCTGAACTTGGATTGAAATCTGTAGACGAACTTGTAGGTAGAACGGATTTATTAACACGTAAGAATAATCTAGCCAACAGTCGTCCTAAAGCAGCATCGATGAATGTTGAAGCATTGTTGTATCAACACGAAGGTGAAAGATTTAAAAAAGTAGAGCAAAACCATCATCTCGATGAAGGCTTTGATTTAACAGAATTTTATCCAGATGCTAAAGCGGCGATTGAAAGTGGTCAATCATTTAGTGGTCAATATCAATTGAAAAACGAACAACGTGATGTAGGTGTTATCACTGGTAGCGCCATTACAAGAGCACATGGTAAAGACGGACTGCCTGAAGATTCGATTTATGCTGAGACTGTTGGTCATGCAGGTCAAAGTTTAGGTGCTTATACACCAAGTGGTTTAACAATTCATCACACAGGGGACGCTAATGATTATGTAGGTAAAGGTTTATCTGGTGGTAAAGTGATTGTTAAAGCGCCAAACCAACAACGTGAAGAAGAAATTATCGTAGGTAATGTTTGTTTTTATGGTGCTTCTCATGGTAAAGCTTTTATAAGTGGTAAAGCTGGAGAACGTTTTTGTATTAGAAATAGTGGGGTACAAGTAGTTGTTGAAGGTATTGGTGATCATGGTCTTGAATATATGACTGGCGGTAGAGTTGTTGTGTTAGGTGATGTAGGTAAAAACTTTGGCCAAGGTATGAGTGGTGGTGTGAGTTATATCTTCCCGTCTGATATAGAGCAATTTAAATCAGAAAATAAATTAGACAGCTTAGATTTCGATTTCATTACTGTCGAAGAAGAATATGATGTTTTGAAATCTATGTTAGAAGAACATGTGAAGTATACAAATAGTACGAAGGCGAAAAATATTTTAGCTAACTTTGAATATGTTGCAGATAAAGTCGTTAAAGTAATTCCTAAAGACTATAAACTAATGATGCAAAAAATCGATTTACAAAAGCAAAATTCAACAGAACTTGACCAAGCTTTATTAAATGCTTTTAATGACAAGCGCACATATATAGAATCAGAGCAACAATTGACTGCCGTATATTAA
- a CDS encoding YibE/F family protein produces the protein MNSAKKILKRPFNWVIFAFCIIFLGVFIFTFVNAKFYDIPIGQITNIENKSTSQITDEHHNKDTKHKEQLTIKILNGKYEGKTTTIQNQYIESQADSEAYSTNDKVLLHIDDKLNSAYITEKKRDSLIVAVTGLFLLTVLLVGRKIGLQSILSLVINTMVVVLAIYIHNQYPNISLFGLISIGIFISTILTLILVTGWQWRTLITIISTLLGTFICVGITQLVIHFTDGSGIKFETMSFLTLPPKEVFLASVLIGTLGAVMDVAITIASGMAEILRRTPDISMTRWALAGRNIGQDIMGTMTNILLFSYLSGSLPMLLIYLKNANTITYTISMNWSLEISRAITGGIGIVLTIPITILLMQLWFKMRGANQ, from the coding sequence TTGAATTCAGCTAAAAAAATATTGAAGCGCCCTTTCAATTGGGTTATCTTTGCTTTTTGCATCATATTTTTAGGAGTTTTTATTTTCACTTTCGTGAACGCTAAATTTTACGATATACCTATAGGTCAAATTACCAATATTGAAAATAAATCTACATCCCAAATTACAGATGAACATCATAACAAAGATACGAAACATAAAGAACAGTTAACAATCAAAATACTCAACGGAAAATACGAAGGTAAAACGACTACCATTCAAAATCAATACATTGAGTCCCAAGCAGACAGTGAAGCTTATTCCACCAACGACAAAGTGTTGCTACATATTGACGATAAACTGAATAGTGCATATATCACTGAAAAGAAACGCGATAGCCTAATTGTCGCCGTTACAGGTTTGTTTTTATTAACTGTATTGCTAGTAGGAAGAAAAATCGGTTTACAATCAATTTTATCGTTAGTGATTAATACAATGGTCGTTGTCTTAGCAATTTACATTCATAATCAGTACCCTAACATCAGTTTATTCGGTTTGATAAGTATCGGTATTTTCATTTCAACGATATTAACTTTAATCTTAGTTACAGGTTGGCAATGGCGAACACTCATTACAATTATCAGTACGTTACTCGGTACATTCATCTGTGTCGGCATTACACAATTAGTGATACATTTTACTGACGGTTCAGGGATAAAGTTTGAAACTATGAGCTTTTTAACGTTACCACCTAAAGAAGTATTTCTCGCTTCTGTATTAATTGGTACCTTAGGTGCTGTAATGGATGTCGCGATAACTATCGCAAGTGGTATGGCGGAAATTTTACGGCGTACGCCAGACATCAGTATGACGCGTTGGGCATTAGCTGGACGCAATATTGGACAAGATATCATGGGCACTATGACAAATATCTTACTCTTTTCGTATTTATCAGGTAGCTTACCCATGCTACTCATATACTTAAAAAATGCAAACACCATTACATATACTATTTCTATGAATTGGTCACTTGAAATTTCCCGGGCAATCACAGGAGGTATTGGCATCGTATTAACAATTCCAATTACAATTTTATTGATGCAACTATGGTTTAAAATGAGAGGTGCTAACCAATGA
- the gltC gene encoding glutamate biosynthesis transcriptional regulator GltC has product MEIKQLKYFIEVAKREHLSEAALELDIAQSAISRQITQLEKELQVTLFKREGRNIHLTDEGKHLFTEATKIIDQLDETIRLFHNQSESNHFIIRIGYVESYISQVLTLLIQAFENKSDSVIEPILMEENDILNALLTDQIDIAFTELTHNLKQNPSLKINPLFEENFHIYVPKDDPITMATNPPLIQFSNKMIYELYALPQNIRQTLEKVVETPIRTVTHTQIAQYLLNKERGYIIAPSYHLLDKNPQKWVDISLEHTELRRTICSVVRQDNRKNDLQLMLTTIEQLLSRSATYH; this is encoded by the coding sequence ATGGAAATAAAACAATTAAAATATTTTATAGAAGTAGCTAAAAGGGAGCACTTGTCAGAAGCTGCACTTGAATTAGACATTGCACAATCTGCCATCAGTCGACAAATCACGCAACTTGAAAAAGAATTACAAGTTACATTATTTAAAAGAGAAGGACGCAATATTCACCTCACCGATGAAGGTAAGCATTTGTTTACAGAAGCGACTAAGATTATCGATCAACTCGACGAAACTATACGCTTGTTTCATAACCAATCTGAATCAAACCACTTTATCATTCGCATAGGTTATGTCGAAAGCTATATTTCTCAAGTACTAACTTTATTAATTCAAGCCTTTGAAAATAAAAGTGATTCAGTAATTGAACCCATTCTAATGGAAGAAAATGATATACTCAATGCTTTACTCACCGATCAAATCGATATTGCTTTTACAGAGTTAACGCATAACCTTAAGCAAAACCCTTCATTAAAGATTAACCCTTTATTCGAAGAAAATTTTCATATCTATGTTCCAAAAGATGATCCCATTACCATGGCAACTAATCCGCCGTTAATCCAATTTTCAAATAAAATGATTTACGAACTCTACGCCTTACCTCAAAACATCAGGCAAACATTGGAAAAGGTCGTCGAAACGCCAATACGTACTGTTACGCATACTCAGATCGCACAATATTTACTTAATAAAGAACGTGGTTACATCATCGCCCCCTCATATCATCTTCTAGATAAAAACCCACAAAAATGGGTAGATATTTCTCTAGAACACACAGAGCTAAGACGTACGATTTGTAGTGTCGTCCGACAAGACAATCGTAAAAACGATTTACAATTGATGCTGACAACTATAGAGCAATTATTAAGCCGTAGTGCGACTTATCATTAA
- a CDS encoding glutamate synthase subunit beta codes for MGEFKGFMNYDKQQLHELSLVDRLKSHDAFQQRFTKDEAAQQGARCMDCGTPFCQTGEPFGRETIGCPIGNYIPEWNDLVYRQDFKTAYERLNETNNFPEFTGRVCPAPCEQSCVMKINRESVAIKGIERTIIDEAFENGWVKPTVPEYRKDESVAIVGSGPAGLTAADELNKLGYNVTVYERAHEAGGLLMYGIPNMKLDKDVVRRRIKVMKESGIRFETDTEIGVDISKETLNEQYDAIILCTGSQNARDLPLEGRMGLGIHFAMDYLTEQGQYLNGEIDEPSISAEGKNVVVIGAGDTGADCVATALRENCKSIVQFNKYTKQPEEIEFDENTYWPLAMPVFKMDYAHKEYKSRFGFEPRAYGVQTMRYDVDRIGNVKGVYTQILEETDEGMVVVDGTERHWPADLVLLSIGFVGTETTVPHAFNIQTERNKIVADNKDFRTNQPHIFAAGDARRGQSLVVWAIQEGRAVADSVDSYLNEKTLV; via the coding sequence ATGGGCGAATTCAAAGGATTTATGAATTATGACAAACAACAATTGCACGAGTTGTCTTTGGTTGATCGTTTGAAGAGTCACGATGCGTTTCAACAAAGATTTACGAAAGACGAAGCGGCACAACAAGGTGCTCGTTGTATGGATTGTGGTACGCCATTTTGCCAAACTGGAGAACCATTTGGTAGAGAAACCATTGGTTGTCCTATAGGTAATTATATTCCAGAATGGAACGACCTTGTTTATAGACAAGATTTCAAAACTGCCTATGAACGGTTGAACGAAACGAATAACTTCCCTGAATTTACAGGGCGTGTTTGTCCAGCACCTTGTGAACAATCTTGTGTCATGAAGATTAATCGTGAATCAGTTGCTATTAAAGGGATTGAAAGAACTATTATAGATGAAGCTTTTGAAAATGGTTGGGTGAAACCAACAGTACCAGAGTATCGTAAAGACGAATCAGTAGCTATAGTAGGCAGTGGTCCAGCTGGTTTAACTGCTGCAGATGAATTAAATAAATTAGGATACAACGTTACAGTCTACGAGCGTGCGCACGAAGCTGGAGGATTGTTGATGTATGGTATACCTAATATGAAATTAGATAAAGATGTAGTACGTCGCCGAATAAAAGTGATGAAAGAATCTGGTATACGTTTTGAAACTGATACAGAAATTGGCGTGGATATTAGCAAAGAAACGCTTAACGAGCAGTATGATGCAATTATTTTATGTACTGGTTCACAAAACGCAAGAGATTTACCTTTGGAAGGACGCATGGGATTAGGTATTCACTTTGCGATGGATTATTTAACAGAACAAGGTCAGTATTTAAATGGTGAAATCGATGAACCATCTATTTCTGCTGAAGGTAAAAATGTGGTCGTAATCGGAGCCGGAGATACAGGAGCAGACTGTGTTGCTACTGCATTGCGTGAAAATTGTAAATCAATCGTACAATTTAATAAATATACAAAACAACCAGAAGAAATTGAATTTGATGAGAATACGTATTGGCCGTTGGCAATGCCTGTATTTAAAATGGATTATGCACATAAAGAATATAAATCACGCTTTGGTTTTGAGCCACGTGCTTATGGTGTGCAAACAATGCGCTATGATGTGGATAGAATTGGTAATGTCAAAGGCGTCTATACACAAATTCTCGAAGAAACTGATGAAGGCATGGTAGTTGTAGATGGTACTGAGCGCCATTGGCCAGCGGATTTAGTACTGCTGTCTATAGGTTTTGTAGGTACTGAAACAACAGTGCCACATGCTTTTAATATACAAACAGAACGCAATAAAATTGTAGCTGATAACAAAGATTTTAGAACAAACCAACCACACATATTCGCTGCAGGCGATGCTAGAAGAGGACAAAGTTTAGTTGTATGGGCGATACAAGAGGGTAGAGCGGTAGCGGATTCTGTAGATTCTTATTTAAATGAAAAAACATTAGTGTAA
- a CDS encoding ammonium transporter: protein MNMNDTLFLFLCTLLVWLMTPGLSLFYGGLVQSKNVLNTVMQSMSAIVVVTFAWVILGFSLSFGSGNTILGDFTYLGLQHVGFDTQTEISPHVPLGLFMLFQMMFCTIAVSILSGSIAEKMKFIPYLIFVFLWVILVYSSVAHWVWGGGWIDQLGAIDYAGGTVVHITSGVSGLVLAVMIGAGKNFDKRPPHNLIISLIGGIFVWIGWYGFNVGSALTFDHIAMTSFINTVLAASAGSLGWSIIEYWMKKTTSLIGMLSGMLAGLVAITPAAGFVDYTSAILIALIGGVCCYFAINYIKVKLKYNDALDAFGIHGIGGVIGAILTGVFQSQKVNDGISNGLLFGGNIQAVMVQILAVVVTIIFSGLVTYIIAKVIGLFSEIAADKVEEEQGLDYVVHGENAYFSGELNKLNRRS, encoded by the coding sequence ATGAATATGAATGATACATTATTTTTATTTCTTTGTACGTTATTAGTATGGTTAATGACCCCAGGATTGAGTTTGTTTTATGGAGGTTTAGTGCAGTCCAAAAACGTTTTGAACACAGTGATGCAAAGTATGTCTGCTATTGTAGTTGTTACATTTGCTTGGGTAATACTTGGTTTTAGTTTGAGTTTCGGTTCAGGAAATACAATCTTAGGTGATTTTACATATTTGGGATTACAACATGTTGGATTTGATACGCAAACGGAAATATCACCACACGTACCTCTAGGGTTATTTATGCTATTCCAAATGATGTTTTGTACAATTGCTGTTTCGATATTATCTGGTTCAATTGCAGAAAAAATGAAGTTTATACCTTATCTTATTTTTGTGTTTTTATGGGTGATTTTAGTATATAGCTCTGTAGCGCATTGGGTGTGGGGCGGCGGTTGGATTGATCAACTTGGTGCGATAGATTATGCCGGTGGGACAGTAGTACATATCACTTCCGGTGTTTCGGGACTCGTGTTAGCAGTGATGATAGGCGCAGGCAAAAATTTTGATAAACGACCACCGCATAACCTTATTATTTCATTAATAGGTGGCATATTCGTATGGATTGGTTGGTATGGGTTTAATGTAGGGAGTGCGTTAACATTTGATCATATCGCAATGACATCGTTTATTAATACTGTGTTAGCAGCGAGCGCAGGCTCATTAGGTTGGTCGATTATAGAATATTGGATGAAAAAGACGACAAGCTTAATCGGTATGTTGTCTGGAATGCTAGCAGGTTTAGTAGCAATCACACCTGCAGCAGGGTTTGTTGATTATACAAGTGCTATATTAATTGCGTTAATAGGTGGCGTATGTTGTTATTTTGCGATTAATTATATCAAAGTGAAATTAAAATATAATGATGCCTTAGATGCATTTGGAATCCATGGTATCGGTGGTGTTATCGGCGCGATATTAACGGGTGTATTCCAATCACAAAAAGTTAATGACGGCATTTCGAATGGTTTGCTATTTGGCGGTAATATACAGGCGGTAATGGTTCAAATATTGGCAGTAGTCGTAACGATTATATTTAGTGGATTAGTTACATATATTATTGCAAAAGTAATTGGTCTATTTAGCGAGATTGCTGCGGATAAAGTTGAAGAAGAACAAGGTCTAGACTATGTAGTTCATGGGGAAAATGCATATTTCAGTGGCGAATTGAATAAATTGAATAGACGTTCTTAA